A part of Melittangium boletus DSM 14713 genomic DNA contains:
- a CDS encoding MBL fold metallo-hydrolase, with protein MSSSPRYLKQNVALEPLYNQWYAWWYLLSPATAPLYVANHVKILESFVANPAIHVAALKNPALAGGPYIHHGVERVGEVKALLERTRKEQADSLQFAQAIGEVDKLLSTANGFSLEELYKKVPDILRGYVELTYDLNNRASARFFESLLYRGPHFKESSQSVSLRLLEGDARPYVFSTPRLDSDPHTLHIHRPFRHEALDALFALRHTPGPVEPVRDALGLQGKDAELFSTFFTDKPPAPAPRYDGDGVRVRYFGHACVLIETRDVSILTDPVVSYDFPNDLPRYTHADLPEKIDYVLITHGHADHLMLETLIPLRKRIGTIVVPASNGGALADPSLKLMLKAVGFPNVVALAELESLPIPDGALTGIPFIGEHADLNIQAKLAHLVQLKGRSMLMAADSNALEPRLYDHVQAAVGDIDVLFLGMESEGGPLSWMYGPLLPAPLPRKMDQSRRLNGSNAERAIDIVRRINPKQVHIYAMGREPWMGHIMAMGYHENAPQLIEARKLLAWCQERNITASMPYVQAELFP; from the coding sequence ATGTCATCGTCCCCGCGGTACCTCAAGCAGAACGTCGCCCTCGAGCCGCTCTACAACCAGTGGTACGCGTGGTGGTACCTGTTGTCCCCCGCGACCGCGCCGCTCTACGTGGCCAACCACGTGAAGATTTTGGAGTCGTTCGTCGCCAACCCCGCCATCCACGTGGCCGCGCTGAAGAACCCGGCGCTGGCCGGTGGCCCCTACATCCACCACGGCGTCGAGCGCGTGGGCGAGGTGAAGGCCTTGCTGGAGCGCACGCGCAAGGAGCAGGCCGATTCGCTCCAGTTCGCCCAGGCGATCGGCGAGGTGGACAAGCTGTTGTCCACGGCCAATGGCTTCTCCCTCGAGGAGCTGTACAAGAAGGTCCCGGACATCCTCCGGGGCTACGTGGAGCTGACGTACGACCTGAACAACCGGGCGTCCGCGCGCTTCTTCGAGTCCCTGCTGTACCGCGGCCCCCACTTCAAGGAGTCCTCGCAGAGCGTGTCCCTGCGCCTGCTGGAGGGAGACGCCCGCCCGTACGTGTTCAGCACGCCGCGGCTGGACTCGGATCCCCACACGCTCCACATCCACCGGCCCTTCCGCCACGAAGCCCTCGACGCGCTCTTCGCCCTGCGGCACACCCCGGGTCCGGTCGAGCCCGTGCGGGACGCGCTCGGACTCCAGGGCAAGGACGCCGAGCTGTTCTCCACCTTCTTCACCGACAAGCCCCCCGCCCCGGCCCCGCGCTACGACGGAGACGGCGTGCGCGTGCGCTACTTTGGCCACGCCTGCGTGCTCATCGAGACGCGCGACGTGAGCATCCTCACGGATCCCGTCGTCAGCTATGACTTCCCGAACGATCTGCCGCGCTACACCCACGCGGACCTGCCGGAGAAGATCGACTACGTCCTCATCACCCACGGCCACGCGGACCACCTGATGCTCGAGACGCTGATTCCGCTGCGCAAGCGCATCGGCACCATCGTCGTGCCGGCGAGCAACGGCGGCGCGCTGGCGGACCCGTCGCTCAAGCTGATGCTCAAGGCGGTGGGCTTCCCCAACGTGGTGGCACTCGCCGAGCTGGAGTCCCTGCCGATTCCGGACGGAGCCCTCACCGGCATCCCATTCATCGGCGAGCACGCCGACCTCAACATCCAGGCGAAGCTCGCCCACCTCGTGCAGCTCAAGGGCCGCTCGATGCTGATGGCGGCGGACTCCAACGCGCTCGAGCCGCGCCTGTACGATCACGTCCAGGCCGCCGTGGGCGACATCGACGTGCTCTTCCTGGGCATGGAGTCCGAGGGGGGCCCGCTCAGTTGGATGTACGGCCCCCTGCTGCCCGCGCCGCTGCCGCGCAAGATGGACCAGTCCCGTCGCCTCAACGGCTCCAACGCCGAGCGGGCCATCGACATCGTCCGGCGCATCAATCCCAAGCAGGTCCACATCTACGCCATGGGCCGGGAGCCCTGGATGGGCCACATCATGGCCATGGGCTACCACGAGAACGCGCCGCAGCTCATCGAGGCCCGGAAGCTGCTCGCGTGGTGCCAGGAGCGGAACATCACCGCCTCCATGCCCTACGTGCAGGCGGAACTCTTCCCCTGA
- a CDS encoding c-type cytochrome yields MRTRSNLWPRSRPWPHLVLLSMAVVFTGCPDKKEQESPASGTATTAAPPRPPEELFSSLKCRNCHGEGSMFAAALVNARSKPDETVAMWILDAQKVRPGTGMPSFVGLMSTQEALSLARWIKAGNPVAAPAEP; encoded by the coding sequence ATGCGCACGCGATCGAACCTCTGGCCCCGTTCTCGCCCCTGGCCCCATCTGGTGCTCTTGTCGATGGCCGTGGTCTTCACGGGCTGCCCGGACAAGAAGGAGCAGGAGTCACCGGCGTCCGGGACCGCCACCACCGCCGCTCCGCCTCGGCCTCCGGAGGAGCTTTTCTCCAGTCTTAAGTGTCGCAACTGCCACGGAGAGGGCTCCATGTTCGCCGCCGCCCTCGTCAACGCGCGGAGCAAGCCCGACGAGACGGTCGCCATGTGGATCCTCGATGCACAGAAGGTGCGACCTGGAACGGGGATGCCCAGCTTCGTGGGCCTCATGTCCACGCAGGAAGCGCTCTCGCTGGCTCGCTGGATCAAGGCGGGCAACCCGGTGGCGGCCCCCGCGGAGCCTTGA
- a CDS encoding NAD-dependent epimerase/dehydratase family protein, producing the protein MSHVGNIRRVLVTGSSGQLGAELCRQLSGEYQVTGLDTAPGPFTQVIGSVDDRALVFAQVARVDAVIHVASLHAPHRELLPKSRFVDVNVQGALHLLEAAAEHRCQRFVYTSTTSVYGRAMEPRADAAIWVTEELAPGPRDIYDVTKLAAEQLCQLVHEETGLPVITLRTSRFYPQPRELLAIHRLHRGLDVRDCAWAHRLALESPVPFGLYNISARSPFRREDLRVNANILTSKRT; encoded by the coding sequence ATGAGCCACGTGGGGAACATCAGGAGGGTTCTCGTCACCGGCAGCTCGGGACAGCTCGGCGCGGAGCTCTGTCGGCAACTCTCCGGCGAGTACCAGGTGACGGGCCTGGACACCGCACCTGGACCCTTCACGCAGGTCATCGGGAGCGTGGATGACCGTGCGCTCGTCTTCGCCCAGGTCGCGCGGGTGGACGCGGTCATCCATGTGGCCTCGCTGCACGCCCCACACCGGGAACTGCTGCCGAAGTCGCGCTTCGTCGACGTGAACGTGCAGGGAGCTCTTCATCTGCTCGAGGCGGCGGCGGAGCACCGCTGCCAGCGCTTCGTGTACACGAGCACGACCTCGGTCTACGGGCGCGCGATGGAGCCCCGAGCGGATGCCGCCATCTGGGTGACGGAGGAACTCGCGCCCGGACCGCGAGACATCTACGACGTCACCAAGCTGGCCGCGGAGCAGCTTTGCCAGCTCGTCCACGAGGAGACAGGGCTGCCCGTCATCACCCTGCGCACCTCACGCTTCTACCCGCAGCCGAGGGAGCTGCTGGCCATCCACCGGCTCCACCGGGGGCTGGACGTGCGCGACTGCGCGTGGGCCCACCGCTTGGCGCTCGAATCCCCGGTGCCCTTCGGGCTGTACAACATCTCCGCCCGCTCGCCCTTCCGGCGCGAGGACCTACGAGTGAACGCCAACATCCTCACGTCAAAGAGGACTTGA
- the lexA gene encoding transcriptional repressor LexA: protein MEELTERQREILGFIVKETESRGFPPTIREIGEEMDIRSTNGVNDHLKALERKGYLNRGEQQSRSLVPTKRARMLLGLGVKKESGMVEVPLLGKVAAGAPLLAQENAEDSVRIDSFLLGGNGKEVFALRVKGQSMIEDGIFDGDYLFVRKAAQAQPGDIVVALIEDEATVKRYYPEADRIRFQPANATMQPIYVNRADFRSTMILGHVVGVYRKLPGGKL from the coding sequence ATGGAAGAGTTGACCGAACGCCAGAGGGAAATCCTGGGCTTCATCGTCAAGGAGACGGAGTCGCGCGGCTTCCCGCCGACCATCCGGGAGATTGGCGAGGAGATGGACATCCGCTCGACCAACGGGGTGAACGATCACCTCAAGGCGCTCGAGCGCAAGGGCTACCTCAACCGGGGCGAGCAGCAGAGCCGCTCCCTGGTGCCCACCAAGCGGGCGCGGATGCTTCTGGGGCTCGGGGTGAAGAAGGAATCGGGCATGGTGGAAGTGCCCCTGCTCGGCAAGGTGGCGGCCGGCGCTCCCCTGCTCGCCCAGGAGAACGCCGAGGACTCGGTGCGCATCGACAGCTTCCTGCTCGGGGGCAACGGCAAGGAAGTGTTCGCGCTCCGGGTCAAGGGCCAGTCGATGATCGAGGACGGCATCTTCGACGGGGACTACCTCTTCGTGCGCAAGGCGGCCCAGGCGCAGCCGGGCGACATCGTGGTGGCGCTCATCGAGGACGAGGCCACCGTCAAGCGCTACTACCCCGAGGCCGACCGCATCCGCTTCCAGCCGGCCAACGCCACCATGCAGCCCATCTACGTGAACCGCGCGGACTTCCGCTCGACCATGATCCTCGGCCACGTGGTGGGTGTGTACCGCAAGCTGCCTGGCGGCAAGCTGTAG
- the trhA gene encoding PAQR family membrane homeostasis protein TrhA, giving the protein MSSERKLSEGAVLVKPRLRGVLHHGAAQVAFGAGVVLVIFSPSARAAWASAIYAASTVILFGVSAAYHRPTWQPRQRALMRRLDHASISLLIAGTYTPMCLLALPHPVGNSLLWAIWGTASLGMLQALFWAHAPKWVSALVYLLVGWTIVPYFGDVRAALSVGQLALLFGGGVLYSAGAIIYALRRPNPVPAVFGYHEVFHALTLAACALHFVLVLSFVRGVSG; this is encoded by the coding sequence ATGTCGTCCGAGAGGAAGTTGTCGGAGGGGGCGGTTCTCGTGAAACCCCGGTTGCGAGGGGTTCTGCACCATGGCGCCGCGCAGGTGGCCTTCGGCGCGGGAGTGGTCCTGGTGATCTTCTCTCCGTCGGCGCGCGCGGCCTGGGCCTCGGCCATCTATGCCGCGAGCACGGTCATCCTCTTCGGCGTGAGCGCGGCCTATCACCGTCCGACCTGGCAGCCGCGACAACGTGCCCTGATGCGGCGGCTGGATCATGCCTCCATCTCGCTGCTCATCGCGGGCACCTATACGCCCATGTGCCTGCTCGCCTTGCCGCACCCGGTGGGCAATTCGCTGCTCTGGGCCATCTGGGGCACGGCCTCGCTCGGCATGCTCCAGGCCCTCTTCTGGGCTCATGCGCCCAAGTGGGTGAGCGCGCTGGTGTACCTGTTGGTGGGCTGGACCATCGTTCCCTATTTCGGCGATGTGCGCGCCGCGCTCTCCGTCGGACAGCTCGCGCTGCTCTTCGGCGGCGGCGTGCTCTACAGCGCCGGGGCCATCATCTATGCCCTGCGCCGCCCCAACCCCGTGCCCGCGGTGTTCGGCTACCACGAGGTCTTCCACGCGCTGACGCTCGCCGCCTGCGCGCTGCACTTCGTCCTGGTGCTGAGCTTCGTGCGCGGCGTCTCCGGGTGA
- a CDS encoding DUF5953 family protein: MAATQCSLILIAYAPALTGHDRRPLAIVHGVEHALPGLRLEWTSSEKEDLIALRDRDAWIEANRTNGGLPFLSNDDETSLVTVAGWENPNGLAAGSPPHFEVHVDLPLDESGIAAAADVLEAVGASARAFWGRVLPEGVAVTMAQQFRHPGDKHHVPPKGLPSLKLPRDIPAPEIPHYLGWLNYWSAATAQAIRFPDPDRDADLLSRSRRTATGGWVVMLTDEPLDLDDPAHLDALKRAYERFPEIGGRTAP; this comes from the coding sequence ATGGCAGCCACACAATGCTCCCTCATTCTTATTGCCTACGCACCTGCACTGACTGGGCACGACCGTCGTCCTTTGGCCATTGTCCACGGGGTGGAACACGCTCTGCCCGGATTGCGCCTGGAATGGACGAGTTCTGAAAAGGAAGATCTCATCGCATTGCGTGACCGCGATGCGTGGATCGAAGCCAACAGGACAAACGGAGGGCTTCCGTTTCTCAGCAACGATGACGAAACATCTCTCGTGACGGTTGCCGGGTGGGAGAACCCGAATGGCCTTGCCGCGGGGAGCCCGCCGCATTTTGAAGTCCATGTGGACCTGCCATTGGATGAATCTGGCATCGCGGCGGCTGCGGATGTGCTGGAGGCCGTAGGGGCGAGCGCTCGCGCGTTTTGGGGGCGCGTGCTGCCAGAGGGTGTTGCCGTGACCATGGCGCAGCAGTTTCGCCATCCGGGGGATAAGCATCATGTCCCGCCGAAGGGTCTGCCCTCGCTCAAACTCCCACGGGACATCCCCGCACCTGAGATTCCACATTACCTGGGATGGCTGAACTACTGGTCGGCCGCGACTGCTCAGGCCATCAGGTTCCCGGACCCTGACCGAGACGCAGACCTGCTCTCACGCTCACGGCGTACCGCGACGGGCGGGTGGGTTGTCATGCTCACCGATGAGCCACTCGATCTGGACGACCCCGCGCACCTGGACGCGCTCAAGCGTGCCTACGAGCGCTTCCCGGAGATCGGCGGGCGCACAGCACCTTGA
- a CDS encoding response regulator codes for MSESRHTLLLVDDEPDVIDLLQRMFHKRYRVLTASSGPQALELLRQHSVDLLITDQRMPEMTGIELVAATRAEGIDVTAILLTGYTDPEDIIAAINRGQVYRYITKPWDLNDLLITVKNAVEYTVLRRDKERLLRQLHQRVEALGVLYEVSRGSAGEPLDYDAIIDRVLTAVARVLPYDCGAALIALGWERTATLRLRCQGLTVGEQALLGVKESMLGAWSTRSGLLLSEERVSTHVAGTLAPDDVATVPWGSQLTVTLVAQGRPVGLLSLFSQKPQAYSEEDGALLDTLANQTADAIQSLRASEEASRQRIERMVQSMADGVLLTDEKNEVVVLNAAARRLLLLDTAAPAQEAGQRLRAKLGFDPFELVRGWEAGGAQVLREELTLDARTIHTTVTPVHDARGVLRGVCVVLRDVTEQKQLEERKDEFVHMVSHELRTPLTSISGSLDLVLNFLTSDMNEKQRRYLTLARDSTEKLNAIVDDLLDLAKFAKGRLRMNFEWTYVDELVRRAVEKYGPAFLERRIKVSAGLPQHGQRALADPNRLTQVINNLLTNAAKFTPENGQVRLELKSTSAVPGYFALTCWNSGEPIAEENLERIFDRFEQARTKANRTVRGTGLGLAICRNLVEAHSGHIWCEPCDDGVCFVVVLPVEAVAEPPRPDDGLDPFAKRPVEPRGTLMLVEAEPDIAYITKALLRSRGYSVRVVPHAEAALSLASSQPPHALLVDARLPVIDGLRLAEMLRKDARTRALPVLLFSAFDERARASRAGADAFLSMPLQADRLLATVDALVRGRMGQTQGRVLLVDDDEKVAALCLEVLVSLGYEVSVSTTLAQANRALREHRPDVLLLNARLPDGDGYQFLEELKAERASGYICVLFLASHSDTGAKVRALKLGADDVLAKPFDALELGARVEAVLRRKQRERGASPTTQLPGPGAIEREVQRRFAERTAFAFCYLDLDNLKAYQDYYGYVKADGVIRQTGDLLREVIGREGLPGDFLGHVQGDDFVFVTSAESVDRVCQRALEVFDRLIPLYYDKQDRERRYIETVDRHGDKRRFPIMCVSVVAVLSTSVAGQEISELARWAADMKKRAKAIQGSVYLRSDREPAFVRTAAG; via the coding sequence GTGTCCGAATCCCGACATACCTTGCTGTTGGTCGACGACGAGCCGGACGTCATCGACCTTCTCCAGCGCATGTTCCACAAGCGCTACCGCGTGCTGACGGCCTCCTCGGGCCCCCAGGCGCTGGAACTCCTGCGCCAGCACTCCGTGGACCTGCTCATCACGGATCAGCGCATGCCGGAGATGACGGGCATCGAGCTGGTGGCGGCCACGCGGGCCGAGGGCATCGACGTCACGGCCATCCTCCTCACCGGCTACACGGACCCCGAGGACATCATCGCGGCCATCAACCGCGGGCAGGTCTACCGCTACATCACCAAGCCCTGGGACTTGAACGATCTGCTCATCACCGTGAAGAACGCGGTGGAGTACACGGTGCTGCGCCGGGACAAGGAGCGGCTGTTGCGCCAACTGCACCAGCGGGTGGAAGCGCTCGGGGTGCTCTATGAGGTGAGCCGGGGGAGCGCGGGCGAGCCGCTGGACTACGACGCCATCATCGATCGGGTGCTCACCGCGGTGGCGCGCGTGCTGCCGTATGACTGTGGCGCGGCGCTCATCGCGCTCGGGTGGGAGCGCACCGCCACCCTGCGCTTGCGCTGCCAGGGACTCACCGTGGGCGAGCAGGCCCTGCTGGGCGTCAAGGAGTCCATGCTGGGGGCCTGGAGCACGCGCTCGGGGCTGCTCCTGTCCGAGGAGCGTGTCAGCACCCACGTGGCGGGCACCCTGGCCCCGGATGACGTGGCGACGGTGCCCTGGGGCAGTCAGCTCACCGTCACCCTCGTGGCGCAGGGGCGCCCCGTGGGCCTCTTGTCTCTCTTCTCCCAGAAGCCCCAGGCCTACTCGGAGGAGGATGGTGCGCTGCTCGACACCCTGGCCAACCAGACGGCCGACGCCATCCAGTCCCTGCGCGCCTCGGAGGAGGCCTCGCGCCAGCGCATCGAGCGCATGGTGCAGTCCATGGCGGATGGCGTGCTGCTCACCGACGAGAAGAACGAGGTGGTGGTGCTCAACGCCGCCGCGCGCCGCCTGTTGCTGCTGGACACGGCGGCCCCCGCGCAGGAGGCGGGCCAGCGGCTGCGCGCGAAGCTCGGGTTCGATCCCTTCGAGCTGGTGCGGGGCTGGGAGGCGGGTGGGGCGCAGGTGCTGCGCGAGGAGCTGACGCTGGATGCGCGCACCATCCACACCACCGTCACTCCGGTGCACGACGCGCGGGGCGTGCTCCGGGGCGTGTGCGTGGTGCTTCGCGACGTGACGGAGCAGAAGCAGTTGGAGGAGCGCAAGGACGAGTTCGTCCACATGGTGAGCCACGAGCTGCGCACACCCCTCACCTCCATCTCCGGCTCGCTCGACCTGGTGCTCAACTTCCTCACCTCGGACATGAACGAGAAGCAGCGGCGCTACCTGACGCTCGCGCGCGACTCGACGGAGAAGCTCAACGCCATCGTGGATGATCTGCTGGACCTGGCGAAGTTCGCCAAGGGCCGGCTGCGGATGAACTTCGAGTGGACGTACGTGGACGAGCTGGTGCGCCGCGCGGTGGAGAAGTACGGCCCGGCCTTCCTCGAGCGGCGCATCAAGGTGTCCGCCGGGCTGCCGCAGCACGGCCAGCGCGCCCTGGCGGATCCCAACCGCCTCACCCAGGTGATCAACAACCTGCTCACCAACGCCGCCAAGTTCACGCCCGAGAACGGGCAGGTGCGCCTGGAGCTCAAGAGCACCTCGGCGGTGCCCGGCTACTTCGCGCTGACGTGCTGGAACAGCGGCGAGCCCATCGCCGAGGAGAACCTGGAGCGCATCTTCGACCGCTTCGAGCAGGCGCGCACCAAGGCCAACCGCACCGTGCGGGGCACGGGCCTGGGGCTCGCCATCTGCCGCAACCTCGTGGAGGCGCACTCGGGCCACATCTGGTGCGAGCCGTGCGACGATGGCGTGTGCTTCGTGGTGGTGCTCCCCGTGGAGGCCGTGGCCGAGCCGCCGCGGCCGGACGACGGCCTGGATCCCTTCGCCAAGCGCCCCGTCGAGCCCCGGGGGACGTTGATGCTCGTGGAGGCCGAGCCGGACATCGCCTACATCACCAAGGCGCTCCTGCGCTCGCGGGGCTATTCGGTGCGCGTGGTGCCTCATGCGGAGGCGGCCCTGTCGCTCGCGAGCTCCCAGCCGCCCCACGCCCTGCTGGTGGATGCCCGGCTGCCCGTCATCGATGGCCTGCGGCTCGCGGAGATGCTGCGCAAGGATGCCCGGACGCGCGCGCTGCCCGTGCTGCTCTTCTCCGCCTTCGACGAGCGTGCGCGCGCCTCCCGCGCCGGGGCGGATGCCTTCCTGTCCATGCCCCTGCAGGCCGACCGGCTCCTGGCCACCGTGGACGCGCTCGTGCGTGGGCGCATGGGACAGACCCAGGGCCGGGTGCTCCTGGTGGATGACGACGAGAAGGTGGCCGCGCTCTGCCTCGAGGTGCTGGTGAGCCTCGGGTATGAGGTGAGCGTGTCCACCACCCTGGCGCAGGCGAACCGCGCCCTGCGCGAGCACCGTCCCGACGTGTTGTTGCTCAACGCCCGCCTGCCCGATGGGGACGGCTACCAGTTCCTCGAGGAGCTCAAGGCCGAGCGCGCCAGTGGCTACATCTGCGTCCTCTTCCTGGCCTCCCACTCGGACACGGGCGCCAAGGTGCGGGCGTTGAAGCTCGGCGCGGACGACGTGCTCGCCAAGCCCTTCGACGCGCTGGAATTGGGCGCGCGCGTGGAGGCGGTGCTGCGGCGCAAGCAGCGCGAGCGGGGCGCGTCCCCCACCACCCAGCTGCCCGGCCCGGGCGCCATCGAGCGCGAGGTGCAGCGCCGCTTCGCCGAGCGCACCGCCTTCGCCTTCTGCTACCTCGACCTGGACAACCTCAAGGCCTACCAGGACTACTACGGCTACGTGAAGGCCGACGGCGTCATCCGCCAGACGGGAGACCTCTTGCGCGAGGTGATTGGCCGCGAGGGCCTGCCCGGCGACTTCCTCGGCCACGTGCAGGGCGACGACTTCGTCTTCGTCACCTCCGCCGAGAGCGTGGACCGGGTGTGCCAGCGCGCCCTGGAGGTCTTCGATCGCTTGATTCCCCTCTACTATGACAAGCAGGACCGGGAGCGGCGCTACATCGAGACGGTGGATCGCCACGGGGACAAGCGCCGCTTTCCCATCATGTGCGTGTCCGTGGTGGCGGTGCTCAGCACCAGCGTGGCCGGACAGGAGATCTCCGAGCTGGCGCGGTGGGCCGCGGACATGAAGAAGCGCGCCAAGGCCATCCAGGGCTCGGTCTACCTGCGCAGTGATCGCGAGCCCGCCTTCGTCCGGACGGCCGCGGGATGA